Proteins from a single region of Camelus ferus isolate YT-003-E chromosome 23, BCGSAC_Cfer_1.0, whole genome shotgun sequence:
- the CD34 gene encoding hematopoietic progenitor cell antigen CD34 isoform X1, translating into MLVRRGAPAGRGMSRGWTALCFLSLLSSGFTNANLTSATTKPSTTGTARMSLPVPTNTTNQETTTPSTRRSTSLYTVTQGSNGTTAAISETTVSFTSTSGITSVTETMNSSVQSQTSLATTVSSTFISFTTSEMTLKPSTSSGNISDSPYNSTSPVTSYTRPYTPSTPTPSIVKGEVKCSQIKEVRLTLGICLELNKTSSCEEFKKDKGEKLMQILCGKEQAGAGAGVCSTLLVQSEVKPHCLLLVLANRTEISSKLQLLEKHQSDLSELGIQDFREQDVRSHQSYSQSTLIALVTSGILLAVLGITGYFLMNRRSWSPTGERLGEDPYYTENGGGQSYSSGPEASPEAQGKASVNPGAQENGTGQATSRNGHSARQHVVADTEL; encoded by the exons ATGCTGGTCCGCAGGGGCGCGCCCGCGGGGCGCGGGATGTCGCGGGGCTGGACCGCGCTCTGCTTCCTGAGTCTGCTGA GCTCTGGGTTCACAAATGCAAACTTGACATCTGCTACCACAAAGCCATCTACCACAGGAACAGCAAGAATGTCTTTACCTGTTCCTACAAATACAACCAACCAGGAAACCACCACACCAAGTACTCGGAGAAGCACCAGCCTCTACACTGTCACTCAGGGCAGCAATGGGACCACAGCAGCCATCTCAG AGACTACAGTCAGTTTCACATCTACCTCTGGGATCACCTCAGTCACTGAAACCATGAACTCTTCTGTCCAGTCACAGACCTCTTTAGCCACCACAGTGTCTTCTACCTTCATCAGTTTTACAACTTCCGAGATGACCTTGAAGCCCAGCACATCATCTGGAAATATTTCTGATTCCCCGTACAACAGTACCAGCCCTGTGACATCTTACACTCGCCCTTATACCCCATCTACTCCTACCCCAAGTATCGTCAAG gGAGAAGTCAAGTGTTCCCAAATCAAAGAAGTGAGATTGACCCTAGGTATCTGCCTGGAGCTAAATAAGACCTCCAGTTGT GAGGAGTTTAAGAAGGACAAGGGAGAAAAGCTAATGCAAATCCTGTGTGGGAAGGAGCAggccggggctggggccggggtgTGCTCCACGCTCCTTGTCCAGTCTGAGGTGAAACCTCACTGCCTGCTGCTGGTCTTGGCCAACAGAACAG AAATTTCCAGCAAGCTCCAACTTCTGGAAAAGCACCAGTCTGACCTGAGTGAG CTGGGCATCCAAGACTTCAGAGAGCAAGATGTCAGGAGCCACCAGAGCTATTCCCAAAGTACCTTGATTGCACTGGTCACCTCGGGGATTCTGCTGGCTGTCTTGGGCATCACTGGCTATTTCCTGATGAACCGTCGAAGCTGGAGCCCTACAGGAGAAAGGCTG GGTGAAGACCCTTATTACACGGAGAATGGTGGAGGCCAGAGCTATAGCTCGGGTCCTGAGGCCTcccctgaggctcagggaaaggCCAGTGTGAATCCAGGGGCTCAGGAGAACGGGACCGGCCAGGCCACCTCCAGAAACGGTCATTCAGCGAGACAACACGTGGTGGCTGATACTGAACTGTGA
- the CD34 gene encoding hematopoietic progenitor cell antigen CD34 isoform X2: MLVRRGAPAGRGMSRGWTALCFLSLLSSGFTNANLTSATTKPSTTGTARMSLPVPTNTTNQETTTPSTRRSTSLYTVTQGSNGTTAAISETTVSFTSTSGITSVTETMNSSVQSQTSLATTVSSTFISFTTSEMTLKPSTSSGNISDSPYNSTSPVTSYTRPYTPSTPTPSIVKGEVKCSQIKEVRLTLGICLELNKTSSCEEFKKDKGEKLMQILCGKEQAGAGAGVCSTLLVQSEVKPHCLLLVLANRTEISSKLQLLEKHQSDLSELGIQDFREQDVRSHQSYSQSTLIALVTSGILLAVLGITGYFLMNRRSWSPTGERLELEP; encoded by the exons ATGCTGGTCCGCAGGGGCGCGCCCGCGGGGCGCGGGATGTCGCGGGGCTGGACCGCGCTCTGCTTCCTGAGTCTGCTGA GCTCTGGGTTCACAAATGCAAACTTGACATCTGCTACCACAAAGCCATCTACCACAGGAACAGCAAGAATGTCTTTACCTGTTCCTACAAATACAACCAACCAGGAAACCACCACACCAAGTACTCGGAGAAGCACCAGCCTCTACACTGTCACTCAGGGCAGCAATGGGACCACAGCAGCCATCTCAG AGACTACAGTCAGTTTCACATCTACCTCTGGGATCACCTCAGTCACTGAAACCATGAACTCTTCTGTCCAGTCACAGACCTCTTTAGCCACCACAGTGTCTTCTACCTTCATCAGTTTTACAACTTCCGAGATGACCTTGAAGCCCAGCACATCATCTGGAAATATTTCTGATTCCCCGTACAACAGTACCAGCCCTGTGACATCTTACACTCGCCCTTATACCCCATCTACTCCTACCCCAAGTATCGTCAAG gGAGAAGTCAAGTGTTCCCAAATCAAAGAAGTGAGATTGACCCTAGGTATCTGCCTGGAGCTAAATAAGACCTCCAGTTGT GAGGAGTTTAAGAAGGACAAGGGAGAAAAGCTAATGCAAATCCTGTGTGGGAAGGAGCAggccggggctggggccggggtgTGCTCCACGCTCCTTGTCCAGTCTGAGGTGAAACCTCACTGCCTGCTGCTGGTCTTGGCCAACAGAACAG AAATTTCCAGCAAGCTCCAACTTCTGGAAAAGCACCAGTCTGACCTGAGTGAG CTGGGCATCCAAGACTTCAGAGAGCAAGATGTCAGGAGCCACCAGAGCTATTCCCAAAGTACCTTGATTGCACTGGTCACCTCGGGGATTCTGCTGGCTGTCTTGGGCATCACTGGCTATTTCCTGATGAACCGTCGAAGCTGGAGCCCTACAGGAGAAAGGCTG GAGCTGGAACCCTGA